From Clarias gariepinus isolate MV-2021 ecotype Netherlands chromosome 2, CGAR_prim_01v2, whole genome shotgun sequence, one genomic window encodes:
- the rps27l gene encoding 40S ribosomal protein S27-like: MATTELLHLRNLTLRAVYVGGKRLQKTMPLAKDLLNPTLDIERRQHKKKRLVQSPNSYFMDVKCPGCYKITTVFSHAQTVVLCVGCSTVLCQPTGGKARLTEGCSFRRKH, from the exons ATGGCAACCACAGAGCTGCTACATTTGAGAAACCTAACACTGAGAGCTGTGTACGTCGGAGGGAAACGCTTGCAAAAGACAATGCCT ctgGCTAAAGACCTACTAAACCCAACTCTCGACATTGAGAGGaggcaacataaaaaaaagagactggTCCAGAGTCCAAACTCTTACTTCATGGATGTGAAATGCCCAG GTTGCTATAAAATCACAACAGTCTTCAGCCATGCCCAGACAGTGGTGTTGTGTGTTGGATGTTCCACAGTGCTCTGCCAGCCCACAGGAGGAAAGGCCAGGCTAACTGAGG GATGTTCTTTCCGAAGAAAACACTGA